In Kwoniella dejecticola CBS 10117 chromosome 4, complete sequence, one genomic interval encodes:
- a CDS encoding E3 ubiquitin-protein ligase RBX1, with translation MDVDTPTTANAGTVARADDKKPRFEVKKWNAVALWAWDIVVDNCAICRNHIMDLCIECQANQGADNEGCTVAWGICNHAFHFHCISRWLKTRHVCPLDNRQWELQKYGR, from the exons ATGGACGTGGATACACCGACGACAGCCAACGCCGGTACGGTCGCAAGAGCAGATGACAAGAAGCCGAGATTcgaagtcaagaag TGGAATGCTGTAGCTTTATGGGCATGGG ATATCGTTGTGGATAATTGCGCTATCTGCAGAAATCACATTATGGACctct GCATCGAGTGTCAAGCGAATCAGGGAGCTGACAACGAAG GCTGCACCGTTGCATGGGGTATTTGTAAC CACgctttccacttccactgCATCTCTCGATGGCTCAAGACACGACATG TCTGTCCCCTTGACAA TCGTCAATGGGAACTGCAAAAGTACGGTCGATAA